Proteins encoded by one window of Methanothermobacter sp. K4:
- a CDS encoding fumarate hydratase C-terminal domain-containing protein, translating into MMRISTPTTRRELEGLSPGDRVIIDGIIYTGRDAALPKLVDALKRGEEPFDVRGAAIMHTAVSPAGIAPTSSNKEDIEESMPYLASRGVLVHIGKGKLKEETVRALGDAGAIFIVTPPVAALLTSRIKSRRVAAFEEEGMEAIFELKVEGIPGIVAAACGRSVYD; encoded by the coding sequence ATGATGAGGATATCTACACCAACAACGAGAAGGGAACTTGAGGGGCTCAGTCCCGGAGACCGTGTTATCATAGATGGGATCATATACACTGGAAGGGATGCGGCCCTCCCCAAACTTGTTGATGCCCTTAAGAGGGGTGAGGAGCCATTTGATGTGAGGGGTGCTGCGATAATGCACACCGCAGTAAGCCCGGCGGGGATAGCCCCCACGAGCAGCAACAAGGAGGACATAGAGGAGAGCATGCCCTACCTGGCATCAAGGGGGGTGCTGGTTCACATAGGTAAGGGAAAACTTAAGGAGGAAACCGTGAGGGCGCTCGGTGATGCCGGGGCGATTTTCATTGTAACACCACCCGTCGCCGCACTCCTAACAAGCCGTATTAAATCAAGAAGAGTCGCAGCATTCGAGGAGGAGGGGATGGAGGCCATCTTTGAGCTTAAGGTTGAGGGAATACCTGGTATAGTAGCGGCAGCCTGTGGAAGGTCAGTCTACGATTGA
- the ppsA gene encoding phosphoenolpyruvate synthase: protein MVKYVAFFEELGKDDVGIAGGKGANLGELTQAGIPVPPGFVVTAATYDKFMTDTGLQPIVMDMLENLDVNDTKELQKVSAEIKDIITSTEIPEDIQTLIIESYNALCHRIGKDDVYVAIRSSATAEDLPEASFAGQQDTFLNIRGAEDVMEYVRKCWASLFEARAIFYREENNFDHSRVYIAVVVQEMVDAEKAGVMFTVHPSTGEDKILIEGSWGLGEAVVSGSVTPDTYWVDKSTGKLLEFTVGEKNVMFTREDGRTVKKEVPPELRNKRVLSDEEIAALSEMGRRIQEHYGSPQDTEWAIMDGEVYMLQSRPITTLGEAVEEGEVKSKDIILKGLGASPGLASGKVKIIREIHELDKIQLGDILVTVMTTPDMVPAMKRASGIITDEGGVTCHAAIVSRELGIPCVVGTGNATEVLRENQVVSIDGNKGLVYEGRVVEEEKKESAQESVTVESPILTVTEVKINVSMPEAARKAAATGADGVGLLRTEHMMLTTGVHPRKFIEDGREDELVRILAENILKVADEFYPRPVWYRTLDAPTDEFKTLEGGENEPYEHNPMLGWRGIRRELDEPEILRAEFRAIKKLHEQGYTNIGIMIPLVQHPDELRKAKRIAEEAGLKPHRDVEFGIMVETPAAALIIEDFIAEGVDFVSFGTNDLTQYTLAIDRNNEHVADLYTEGHPAVLKLIERVIKKCNEAGVKTSICGQAGSIPRIVEKLVELGISSVSANTDAVAEVRKTVARAEQRLLLKAARKLL, encoded by the coding sequence ATGGTTAAGTATGTGGCGTTTTTTGAGGAACTCGGTAAGGATGATGTGGGAATCGCTGGTGGAAAGGGTGCAAACCTGGGTGAACTTACACAGGCAGGCATACCTGTCCCCCCGGGATTCGTGGTTACAGCGGCAACCTATGACAAATTCATGACAGACACGGGACTTCAGCCCATTGTAATGGACATGCTTGAAAACCTTGACGTCAACGATACAAAGGAACTGCAGAAGGTATCCGCTGAGATAAAGGATATAATAACATCCACAGAGATACCAGAGGATATACAGACACTCATAATAGAATCATACAACGCACTCTGCCATAGGATAGGGAAGGATGATGTGTACGTCGCCATACGTTCCTCAGCCACAGCAGAGGACCTCCCCGAGGCATCATTCGCTGGTCAGCAGGACACCTTCCTCAACATAAGGGGCGCCGAGGATGTCATGGAGTATGTCAGGAAGTGCTGGGCATCCCTCTTCGAGGCCAGGGCCATATTCTACAGGGAGGAGAACAACTTCGACCACTCCCGGGTCTACATAGCGGTTGTTGTCCAGGAGATGGTTGACGCTGAAAAGGCGGGGGTCATGTTCACAGTCCACCCATCAACAGGGGAGGATAAGATCCTCATTGAGGGTTCCTGGGGCCTCGGTGAGGCCGTGGTGTCAGGTTCAGTGACCCCTGACACCTACTGGGTTGATAAGAGCACAGGTAAACTCCTTGAATTCACTGTCGGCGAGAAGAATGTCATGTTCACAAGGGAGGATGGCAGGACAGTGAAAAAGGAGGTCCCCCCTGAACTTCGAAACAAGAGGGTCCTATCTGATGAGGAGATAGCCGCCCTCTCGGAGATGGGCAGAAGGATACAGGAACACTATGGCTCACCACAGGATACCGAGTGGGCCATAATGGATGGGGAGGTTTACATGCTACAGTCAAGGCCCATAACAACCCTCGGGGAAGCCGTGGAGGAAGGAGAGGTTAAGTCAAAGGACATCATACTCAAGGGCCTCGGGGCAAGCCCCGGCCTTGCATCAGGTAAGGTCAAGATAATAAGGGAGATCCATGAACTGGATAAGATACAGCTCGGCGACATCCTCGTCACGGTAATGACAACCCCTGACATGGTTCCTGCAATGAAGAGGGCAAGCGGTATAATAACCGATGAGGGCGGTGTCACCTGTCATGCTGCGATAGTATCAAGGGAACTTGGAATACCCTGTGTTGTCGGTACCGGAAATGCAACTGAGGTTTTAAGGGAGAACCAGGTTGTCAGCATCGACGGTAACAAGGGACTCGTCTATGAGGGTCGCGTCGTAGAAGAGGAGAAGAAGGAGTCTGCCCAGGAATCCGTCACCGTCGAGTCACCCATACTCACAGTTACAGAGGTCAAGATTAATGTGAGCATGCCCGAGGCTGCAAGGAAGGCCGCAGCAACAGGTGCAGATGGGGTTGGACTTCTGAGGACCGAGCACATGATGCTCACAACAGGCGTACACCCAAGGAAATTCATTGAGGACGGACGTGAGGATGAACTTGTGAGGATCCTCGCAGAGAACATCCTCAAGGTTGCAGATGAGTTCTACCCACGCCCAGTATGGTACAGGACCCTTGACGCGCCCACAGATGAATTCAAAACCCTTGAGGGTGGTGAGAATGAACCCTACGAACACAACCCAATGCTGGGCTGGAGGGGTATACGCAGGGAACTGGATGAGCCAGAGATCCTCAGGGCAGAGTTCAGGGCCATAAAGAAACTCCATGAACAGGGCTACACCAACATAGGCATAATGATACCCCTGGTACAGCACCCTGATGAACTCAGGAAGGCCAAGAGGATAGCAGAGGAGGCGGGCCTTAAGCCCCACAGGGACGTTGAATTCGGTATCATGGTGGAGACACCTGCAGCTGCACTCATAATCGAGGACTTCATTGCAGAGGGCGTCGACTTTGTGAGCTTCGGTACAAATGACCTCACCCAGTACACCCTTGCAATAGACAGGAACAATGAACACGTGGCAGACCTCTACACGGAGGGTCACCCCGCGGTCCTCAAACTCATTGAGAGGGTTATAAAGAAATGCAATGAGGCCGGGGTTAAAACCAGTATCTGTGGCCAGGCAGGAAGCATCCCACGGATAGTCGAGAAACTGGTGGAGCTCGGAATAAGCAGTGTATCCGCCAACACAGATGCGGTTGCCGAGGTGAGGAAGACAGTTGCAAGGGCAGAACAGAGACTCCTCCTTAAGGCGGCAAGGAAACTTCTCTAA
- the serS gene encoding serine--tRNA ligase, whose product MKFKLKGIIKLSKEVPEAENDIEEFLKEAEKDILRRGVPEGQEKEASHVKSWELRGDTLKLEMESGRRVRAHDGLLRLKKPLGQLLGPRYRVGVRGVNVEDYTLEMDAPGVSEIPGLRDLPFVEDANISEGTIMVRFQPLDESDLRKHVVDRVVKHALSLVESSPDLTTRVTRATPGEIVARSKKREFLFDGDPTEEAVRLGWVKKFPGRGQWFYGPQITALHRALEEFLIERIVKPLGFVECLFPKLIPLDVMNRMRYLEGLPEGMYYCSAPRRDPETFEEFKNELIINREVPMDLLRRGLKDPGYVIAPAQCEPFYQFLSHEVVNLDDLPIKFFDRSGWTYRWEAGGAKGLDRVHEFQRIELVWLASPQDTEEIRDRTVELSYDAADELELEWYTEVGDDPFYLEGRRVEERGIEFPDVPKYEMRLSLPGQEKGVAVVSANVHGTHFIEGFSIREARNMNIWTGCTGIGLSRWIYGFLAQKGFDTGKWPEFIRERVEGVEAPRIVTWPGKD is encoded by the coding sequence ATGAAGTTCAAACTTAAGGGAATAATAAAACTCAGTAAAGAGGTTCCAGAGGCAGAGAATGACATTGAAGAGTTCCTGAAAGAGGCTGAAAAAGACATTCTCAGGAGGGGAGTCCCTGAGGGCCAGGAGAAGGAGGCTTCACATGTAAAATCATGGGAGCTCAGGGGGGACACCCTGAAACTTGAAATGGAATCAGGGCGACGTGTGAGGGCCCATGATGGCCTTCTGAGACTCAAAAAGCCCCTGGGACAGCTCCTTGGGCCCCGTTACAGGGTCGGTGTGAGGGGTGTTAATGTGGAGGACTACACCCTTGAAATGGACGCCCCCGGGGTATCAGAAATCCCCGGTCTCAGGGACCTGCCATTTGTGGAGGACGCGAATATCTCAGAGGGCACCATAATGGTGAGATTCCAGCCCCTTGATGAGTCAGACCTCAGGAAACACGTTGTGGACCGGGTTGTGAAGCACGCCCTCAGCCTCGTTGAATCATCACCGGACCTCACAACCAGGGTCACAAGGGCAACACCTGGGGAGATAGTTGCAAGAAGCAAAAAAAGGGAGTTCTTATTTGATGGAGACCCCACAGAGGAGGCCGTGAGGCTCGGGTGGGTTAAAAAGTTTCCAGGGCGTGGACAGTGGTTCTACGGGCCCCAGATAACCGCCCTGCACCGTGCACTGGAGGAGTTCCTCATTGAAAGAATCGTGAAGCCACTGGGATTCGTTGAGTGTCTCTTCCCGAAGCTCATACCTCTGGATGTTATGAACAGGATGAGGTACCTTGAGGGCCTGCCTGAGGGGATGTACTACTGCAGTGCGCCACGCAGGGACCCTGAAACCTTTGAGGAGTTCAAGAATGAACTCATCATAAACAGGGAGGTGCCAATGGACCTCCTCAGGAGGGGTCTGAAGGATCCCGGTTACGTTATTGCACCGGCCCAGTGCGAGCCATTCTACCAGTTCCTCTCACATGAGGTGGTGAATCTGGATGACCTCCCCATAAAGTTCTTTGACAGGAGCGGCTGGACCTACAGGTGGGAGGCGGGGGGAGCCAAGGGCCTCGACAGGGTCCATGAGTTCCAGAGGATAGAACTTGTATGGCTGGCATCCCCCCAGGACACCGAGGAGATACGTGACCGCACCGTTGAACTCTCATATGACGCCGCCGATGAACTGGAACTTGAATGGTACACCGAGGTGGGGGATGACCCATTCTACCTTGAGGGCAGAAGGGTTGAGGAGAGGGGAATAGAGTTTCCTGATGTCCCCAAATATGAGATGAGGCTCTCACTGCCAGGGCAGGAGAAGGGTGTGGCAGTTGTATCTGCCAATGTCCACGGTACACACTTCATTGAGGGATTCTCAATCAGGGAGGCCCGTAACATGAACATATGGACTGGATGCACGGGTATAGGTCTTTCAAGGTGGATATACGGTTTCCTGGCCCAGAAGGGCTTTGATACTGGGAAATGGCCGGAATTCATAAGGGAGCGGGTTGAGGGTGTTGAGGCGCCCCGTATAGTTACCTGGCCCGGCAAGGACTGA
- the rplJ gene encoding 50S ribosomal protein L16, with the protein MVRAYTRREYIKKIPGSKIVQYDMGNLSAEFPISLSVAVKAPTQITHNALEAARIASNRYMQRKAGRMGYHLKIRVYPHHIVRENPMATGAGADRVQDGMRKAFGKPVSTVALVKKNQKIITIETNKKNFKDAKEALRRAAMKFPVPCRIVIDRGEELVK; encoded by the coding sequence ATGGTTCGTGCATACACAAGAAGAGAGTACATCAAGAAGATTCCAGGTTCAAAGATAGTTCAATATGATATGGGTAACCTCTCAGCTGAATTCCCGATTTCACTGAGCGTTGCTGTTAAGGCACCCACCCAGATAACCCATAATGCCCTGGAGGCAGCCAGGATAGCCTCAAACCGTTACATGCAGAGGAAGGCCGGTAGGATGGGTTACCACCTTAAGATAAGGGTCTACCCCCACCACATAGTCCGCGAAAACCCCATGGCGACAGGGGCAGGGGCTGACCGTGTTCAGGACGGGATGAGGAAGGCATTCGGGAAACCTGTGAGTACAGTGGCCCTTGTTAAGAAGAACCAGAAGATAATCACAATCGAGACAAACAAGAAGAACTTCAAGGATGCCAAGGAGGCCCTCAGAAGGGCTGCAATGAAGTTCCCTGTTCCATGCAGGATTGTGATTGACAGGGGCGAGGAACTCGTAAAATAA
- the mfnA gene encoding tyrosine decarboxylase MfnA codes for MDEKGLPEERVLELLEEFRSRDMTYTSGRILGSMCTSSHPLARRVYCDFLESNLGDPGLFKGTRELESRVIGMLGELLSGPGAAGHIITGGTEANLMAMRAARNMAGVDKPEIIVPKSAHFSFRKASDIMGLELREAELDRDYRVDVGSVREMISDNTVAVVGVAGTTELGRIDPIAELSDICIEEDIHLHVDAAFGGFIIPFLRDAGFELPEFDFKLPGVSSITIDPHKMGLAPIPSGCILFRDETYLDAMSIETPYLTEKQQSTIVGTRTGASAAATWAVLRHMGRSGYRELALRVMDVTSRLNEGLKDLGYEPVIESELNIVGFNHPSISPEKLASRLEEMGWAVSVSACPPAIRVVVMPHIKREHIELFLEDLKTLI; via the coding sequence ATGGATGAAAAGGGCCTCCCCGAGGAAAGGGTCCTCGAACTTCTTGAGGAATTCAGGTCAAGGGACATGACCTACACCTCAGGCAGGATACTTGGATCCATGTGCACATCTTCACACCCCCTGGCAAGGAGGGTTTACTGTGACTTCCTGGAGTCCAACCTTGGCGACCCCGGACTCTTCAAGGGAACCAGGGAGCTCGAATCCCGTGTTATAGGCATGCTGGGGGAACTCCTATCAGGACCAGGTGCAGCGGGTCACATAATAACAGGGGGCACCGAGGCCAACCTCATGGCCATGAGGGCCGCCAGGAACATGGCAGGAGTGGATAAACCCGAGATAATCGTCCCTAAATCCGCCCATTTCTCCTTCAGAAAGGCCTCAGATATAATGGGTCTTGAGCTCAGGGAGGCGGAGCTGGACAGGGACTACCGTGTTGATGTGGGGTCTGTCAGGGAGATGATATCCGATAACACCGTGGCCGTCGTGGGGGTTGCAGGGACAACTGAACTCGGGAGGATAGACCCCATAGCAGAGCTCTCAGATATCTGTATTGAGGAGGACATCCACCTCCACGTGGACGCAGCATTCGGGGGCTTCATAATACCATTCTTACGGGATGCAGGTTTTGAACTCCCTGAATTTGACTTTAAACTCCCTGGTGTCTCATCCATCACCATAGACCCCCATAAGATGGGTCTGGCCCCGATACCCAGTGGATGCATACTCTTCAGGGACGAAACCTACCTCGACGCCATGAGCATAGAGACCCCCTACCTCACAGAGAAGCAGCAGTCAACGATAGTCGGCACAAGGACAGGGGCCTCTGCAGCTGCAACATGGGCGGTCCTCAGACACATGGGACGTAGCGGGTACCGTGAACTCGCCCTGAGGGTGATGGATGTGACCTCCAGGTTGAATGAGGGCCTTAAGGATCTGGGCTATGAACCGGTAATTGAATCGGAACTCAACATAGTGGGATTCAATCATCCATCCATCAGTCCAGAGAAACTTGCCTCCAGACTCGAGGAGATGGGGTGGGCTGTCTCTGTATCAGCATGCCCCCCAGCCATAAGGGTTGTTGTCATGCCCCACATCAAGAGGGAGCACATTGAACTATTCCTTGAGGATCTCAAAACCCTTATTTAG
- a CDS encoding KEOPS complex subunit Pcc1 produces the protein MRISVTIEAEYESEEEARIVMKALEPENRTYVESEIEGSTLRFTMESDSIGTALNTADDLIFSEMIVENMMGFKSQNSEN, from the coding sequence ATGAGGATATCAGTAACCATAGAAGCGGAATACGAATCAGAGGAGGAAGCCAGGATAGTTATGAAGGCACTTGAACCCGAAAACAGGACATACGTTGAATCTGAAATTGAAGGATCAACATTAAGGTTCACCATGGAATCAGATTCCATTGGAACAGCCCTGAACACCGCAGATGACCTCATATTCTCTGAAATGATAGTCGAAAATATGATGGGATTTAAATCACAGAATTCAGAGAATTGA
- a CDS encoding AAA family ATPase, translating into MKIAITGKGGVGKTTIAGTLACIFSGKFRVFAIDADPDMNLASSIGIDEEITPISRMRDIIRERTGAEPGSSFGEVFRLNPRISDLPDSLSIQHPRRPNLRVMVMGTVEHGGDGCVCPASVLLKALLRHLILRKDEMVILDMEAGIEHLGRRTAESVDLMVVVVEPGLKSLETASRIKKLAADIGVKRIMAIINKVSGRGDEEFMRERLEAAGIDVLGCVPADKTVVAADMRGEPLAMHPESAAFRAIREISERIASMER; encoded by the coding sequence ATGAAGATAGCCATAACCGGTAAGGGTGGGGTGGGCAAGACAACCATAGCCGGCACCCTGGCCTGCATATTCTCTGGGAAATTCAGGGTCTTCGCCATCGACGCCGACCCCGACATGAACCTTGCATCCAGTATAGGCATAGATGAGGAGATAACACCCATATCCCGGATGAGGGATATTATAAGGGAGCGAACAGGGGCAGAGCCGGGTTCATCCTTCGGTGAGGTATTCAGGCTCAACCCAAGGATAAGTGACCTTCCAGATTCACTCTCCATCCAGCACCCCCGGAGACCCAACCTCAGGGTGATGGTGATGGGTACCGTGGAGCATGGTGGCGACGGCTGTGTCTGCCCTGCCTCGGTGCTCCTCAAGGCCCTGCTCCGTCACCTGATACTCAGAAAGGATGAGATGGTGATCCTTGATATGGAGGCCGGAATAGAGCACCTCGGGAGGAGGACCGCGGAATCCGTTGATCTGATGGTGGTGGTGGTTGAACCAGGCCTCAAATCACTTGAAACAGCATCCCGAATAAAGAAGCTGGCGGCCGATATCGGAGTTAAGAGAATAATGGCCATAATCAACAAGGTCTCCGGGAGAGGGGATGAAGAATTCATGCGTGAACGGCTTGAGGCAGCTGGAATTGACGTGCTTGGCTGTGTACCCGCAGATAAGACCGTTGTGGCGGCTGATATGAGGGGCGAGCCCCTTGCCATGCACCCGGAATCAGCTGCCTTCAGGGCCATAAGAGAAATCTCCGAGAGGATAGCCTCAATGGAGAGATAA
- a CDS encoding sensor histidine kinase, which yields MDPQRDALRIALYYAIFSLLWILSSDYILYLIAQPHAVIQLSIIKGSLFILLTSLFLFAVLRLYLRSLSDKEESLRISERKFRSLFMELPVGVVLMDSDGRIVESNPTVREIFRQPADNRFIGELHGDLAAVRKTQGEFMIRQGDRWIRVLIRRIDGGFLGIFEDLTDIKRSEEKARRSLEANRTLLSELHHRVKNNLQIISSLINLQARGMEHDSCELMRALQLRIRAMALVHELLLSNPEASTVNLASYTEGLLSYLRDMYRSSVQIEVDIGDVEFDIETAVPLGLILNELVSNSLRHAFDDGGTIRVSLEDTSNGFLLRVSDNGRGLPDGFSLEEDAGLGLAIVLGLVRQLEGTLTFESREGTSFLIEFREPSYPRRV from the coding sequence AGCACTCTATTATGCAATCTTCAGCCTTCTCTGGATACTCTCATCAGACTACATCCTCTATCTCATAGCACAGCCCCACGCTGTCATACAGCTTTCAATCATCAAGGGGTCCCTCTTCATACTCCTGACCTCACTTTTTCTTTTCGCGGTTCTGCGCCTCTACCTGCGGTCACTGAGCGATAAGGAGGAGTCACTGAGGATCAGTGAAAGGAAGTTCAGGTCACTCTTCATGGAACTCCCCGTTGGGGTGGTCCTCATGGATTCCGATGGAAGGATAGTGGAGTCAAACCCCACCGTCCGGGAGATTTTCAGGCAACCTGCAGATAACAGATTTATAGGTGAACTCCACGGGGACCTTGCAGCTGTCAGAAAAACTCAGGGGGAGTTCATGATAAGGCAGGGGGATAGATGGATACGGGTGCTCATAAGAAGGATTGATGGGGGGTTCCTGGGAATCTTTGAGGATCTAACAGATATAAAGAGGTCCGAGGAGAAAGCAAGAAGGTCCCTTGAGGCCAACAGAACACTCCTATCAGAACTCCACCACCGTGTCAAGAACAACCTTCAGATCATCTCAAGTCTAATAAACCTCCAGGCACGGGGAATGGAGCATGATTCATGTGAACTCATGAGGGCTCTGCAGCTTCGGATAAGGGCCATGGCACTGGTCCATGAGCTCCTCCTCTCCAATCCAGAGGCCAGCACAGTAAACCTTGCATCCTACACAGAGGGGCTCCTGTCATACCTGCGCGACATGTACAGGTCCAGTGTCCAGATTGAGGTTGATATCGGTGATGTGGAATTTGACATTGAGACGGCAGTTCCACTGGGACTCATTCTAAATGAACTTGTATCAAACAGCCTGAGACACGCATTCGATGATGGTGGAACTATCAGGGTATCCCTTGAGGATACCTCTAATGGTTTCCTTCTCAGGGTCAGTGATAATGGGAGGGGCCTTCCAGATGGCTTCAGCCTTGAGGAAGACGCAGGTCTTGGCCTGGCTATTGTTCTGGGTCTTGTGAGGCAGCTTGAAGGGACACTCACATTTGAGTCGAGGGAGGGCACATCATTTCTGATAGAGTTCAGGGAGCCCAGCTACCCCCGGAGGGTTTAG
- the upp gene encoding uracil phosphoribosyltransferase has product MLMLRVIDNLVVREILTGIRRKGIDPSSFRKGISDIGRYLAYEFADTLRWREVDVETPLGVVSGVEITDRNRIVVLSILRASLPFTEGVMRVFPEAEQGIVGACRSDDPPFNVSVDYLRVPELDDKIMVIADPMLATGNTIMGILEALEAYGNPERTVLFNVISSRPGLERVLEMDMEVYTCSVEEELNDRGYIVPGLGDAGDLAFGRPSE; this is encoded by the coding sequence ATGCTGATGCTGAGGGTGATAGATAACCTGGTTGTAAGGGAGATTCTAACAGGTATAAGGAGGAAGGGGATTGACCCCTCCAGTTTCAGGAAGGGAATATCTGATATAGGCCGCTACCTGGCCTATGAATTCGCAGATACCCTCAGGTGGCGTGAGGTTGATGTTGAAACGCCGCTGGGAGTTGTCTCGGGTGTTGAGATCACAGATAGAAACAGGATCGTTGTGCTGAGCATCCTCAGGGCTTCACTACCCTTCACAGAGGGTGTTATGAGGGTTTTCCCCGAGGCAGAACAGGGTATAGTGGGGGCCTGCAGGTCAGATGATCCTCCCTTCAATGTTTCAGTCGATTACCTGAGGGTCCCTGAACTGGATGATAAGATAATGGTGATAGCGGACCCCATGCTTGCAACAGGTAACACGATTATGGGGATCCTCGAGGCCCTTGAGGCATACGGCAACCCTGAGAGGACCGTACTCTTCAATGTTATATCCTCAAGGCCCGGCCTTGAGAGGGTTCTTGAAATGGATATGGAGGTCTACACCTGCAGTGTGGAGGAGGAACTCAACGACAGGGGCTACATAGTCCCGGGCCTGGGGGATGCAGGGGACCTTGCATTTGGAAGACCATCAGAATAG